The Streptomyces fungicidicus nucleotide sequence CTCGTCGCCGACTGCGCCGCCGCCGTGCGGGAGGTCGCCGACGAGCCCGGCGACCGCCTGCTGCACTGGGACCTGCACTACGAGAACGTCCTCGCCGCGGACCGCGCCCCGTGGCTCGCCATCGACCCCAAGCCGCTGGCCGGCGACCCCGGCTTCGACCTCTGGCCCGCCCTGGACAACCGCTTCGACGCCGACGACGTCCTCTGGCGCTTCGACGCCATGACCGACGTCCTCGGCCTGGACCGCGCACGCGCCCGCGCGTGGACGTACGGCCGGCTGCTGCAGAACTGCCTCTGGGAGACCGAGGACGGCCGCCCGCTGAACGAGACGGACCTGGAGATCGCCCGCCGTCTGCGTGACCGCCCGGCATGAGAGGTCCCGGGCCGGAGAAGATCCGGCCCGGGACCACAAGGGGAGCCCCCTGTCGGATTCGAACCGACGACCTACGCATTACAAGTGCGTTGCTCTGGCCAACTGAGCTAAGGAGGCGCCGCGCGCGGCGCGCGCGAAGGCGGGTCCACTGTACACAGAGCCGGTTTCGCCGAGCCACGCACTTGCGGGAGCGGGCCCCCGCCCGGTCACCCCAGGTGGTACTCGAAGGTGTACGCCACCTTCGTCTCACCGTGGCGGTACACGAAGCCGCCGGTGCCGCGCAGTCCCGTCAGCTCCCCGGTGCCGGAGCCCTCGACGACCTCGAAGGAGCAGTGGACGGTGCCGTCGGGCTCGAAGCGGCCGCGCTCCTCGAGGACGAAGGTGCCAAAGTGGCCGTCGACCCGGCCGGCGACGAGCTCCATGCCCGCGAAGGTGCCGGTCGTCCCGGTCAGGTAGGCGATCGCGTAGTCGCAGGTGGTGGCCTCGGCCTCGATGCCGCCGGAGAACGCGTTGGTCACCGTGGCGTGCGCCAGCCGGGGGAGGCCGTCCTCCCCGGTGACGGCGCTCTCCTTCCAGTCGGCGAAGGTGAAGTGGCCGGTGGTCGTGGCGGTGGGCATGGGTGTCCCCTTCCGAGGCGACGGACGCTGATGTCCTCAAGCCTTCCGGCCGTACCTGACACCTCCTGTCAGGTACGGCCGGACAATGGGTCCCATGCGTGCCGACCGGCTTCTCTCCCTGCTCCTGCTGCTGCAGAACCGCGGCCGGATGACCGCCCCCGAGCTGGCGGCCGAGCTGGAGGTGTCGGTGCGCACCGTCTACCGGGACGTCGAGGCGCTCTGCGCCTCCGGCGTGCCGGTGCGGGCCGAGCGCGGGCCGGAGGGCGGGTACCGCCTGATGGAGGGCTACCGCACCCGGCTGACCGGGCTGACGGACGCGGAGGCCGGTTCGCTGGTCCTGGCGGGGCTGCCGGGGCCGGCCAGGGACCTGGGCCTCGGTGCCGTGCTGGCGAGCGCCCAGCTGAAGGTGGAGGCCGCCCTGCCGGGCGGCCTCGCGGACCAGGCCCGGCGGGTGCGCGAACGGTTCCACCTGGACGCGCCGGCCTGGTTCCGGGACGCCGACCCCGTGCCGCATCTGGAGGCCGTCGCACGGGCGGTGTGGGAACGGCGCGTGCTGCGGGCCCACTACCGGCGCTGGCGCGGGGACGTGCACCGGGAGTTGCGCCCGCTGGGACTCGTGCTGAAGGGCGGCATCTGGTACCTGGCGGCGCTGGCGGACGACGCGGTGCGCACCTACCGGGTGTCGCGGTTCCTGGCGGTGACGGAGACGGGCGAGGGGTTCACCCGGCCCGCGGGCTTCGATCTGGCCGCGCACTGGACGGAGTCGGCCCGGCGGATGGAGGAGGCGACGCGGCAGGGCACGGCCCGGCTGCGGCTGTCGCCGCGCGGGCAGAAGCTGCTGCCGATGCAGTTCGGGGCGGCGGGGGCGCGGGCGCTCGCGCAGGCGGGACCGGCGGACGGACGGGGCTGGGTGGAGGTGGAGCTGGCCGTCGAGTCGGAGGCGGTCGCGACCGGCGATCTGCTGCGGCTCGGCGTCGAGGCGGAGGTGCTCGGCCCCGCGGGACTGCGGGAGGCGGTCGCCACGGCGGCGACGGTGCTGGCGAGACGGTACGGCGCCGAGCTCTGAGCCGGTGTTCCGGCAGTCGAAAGTTTCCGCGAAATTCACAGCCCTGGAACTACTGACAACCAGATGAACGCCGGGTACCGTCCTGAGCCAGTTCACTCATGTGGACCAACACCACGACGGAGCACCCGCCGTGGCACCACCTTCCTACTCGGATCGTCCGGCACGTTCCTGCCGGTAGAAGGGGACCATTCACCATGGCCACTGTCACGTTCGACAAGGCGACCCGGGTCTACCCCGGCTCCACGAAGCCCGCCGTCGACGCCCTGGACATCGAGATCGCGGACGGCGAATTCCTCGTCCTCGTCGGCCCGTCCGGCTGCGGCAAGTCCACCTCGCTCCGCATGCTCGCGGGGCTCGAGGACGTCAACGGCGGCGCCATCCGCATCGGCGACCGCGACGTCACCCACCTGCCGCCGAAGGACCGGGACATCGCCATGGTGTTCCAGAACTACGCGCTCTACCCGCACATGACGGTCGCCGACAACATGGGCTTCGCGCTCAAGATCGCCGGCGTCAACAAGGCGGAGATCCGGCAGAAGGTCGAGGAGGCCGCGAAGATCCTCGACCTCACCGAGTACCTGGACCGCAAGCCGAAGGCGCTCTCCGGCGGTCAGCGCCAGCGTGTCGCCATGGGCCGCGCCATCGTGCGTGAGCCGCAGGTGTTCCTCATGGACGAGCCGCTGTCCAACCTGGACGCCAAGCTCCGTGTGTCCACCCGTACGCAGATCGCGTCGCTGCAGCGCCGTCTGGGCATCACCACCGTCTACGTCACCCACGACCAGGTCGAGGCCCTCACCATGGGCGACCGGGTCGCGGTCCTCAAGGACGGTCTGCTCCAGCAGGTCGACACCCCGCGCAACATGTACGACAAGCCCGCGAACCTCTTCGTCGCCGGCTTCATCGGCTCCCCGGCCATGAACCTGGTCGAGGTCCCGGTGACCGACGGCGGCGTGAAGTTCGGCAACTCGGTGGTGCCGGTACAGCGTGACGCGCTCTCCGCGACCAGCGACAAGACCGTCACCGTGGGCGTCCGCCCCGAGCACTTCGACGTGGCCGGCGCCGAGTCCGACCAGGGGGTCGCCGTCACCGTCAACGTCGTCGAGGAGCTGGGCTCCGACGCGTTCGTCTACGGCACCGCCCAGGTCAGCGGCGAGTCCAAGGACATCGTCGTCCGCGTCGGCGGCCGTGACGTCCCGGAGAAGGGCAGCGTGCTGCACGTCGTGCCGCGCGCGGGCGAGACCCACGTCTTCTCCACGTCGAGCGGTGCGCGCCTGTCCGACTGACGCCGTTTCACCGAAGGGCCCCGCGGGACTTCCGCGGGGCCCTTCGCGTTGTCGACAAATACCCTGACACAACGGTCATTTCGACCGTGTACGTCAACACGACGCCCGGAATCCGGGGTTCACCATCCCCCGTAACGGTGACGGAATGTTTCCCATCGGCTACCGGGCGCTACCCTCACTCGCGTGAAGCACTCCACTAACCGTCAGACGCGTCGCGGCCGGGGCCCCGCCCACCGGATCGGCCGCTCCCTCGCCTTCGTCCTGCCCGTCGTCCTGGTGCTCTCCGGGACACTCGCGGTCGCAGGGGTCAACTGGTCGGGGACCCCCTCGAGCCCCGTGCTCACCGCCGCGGACGGCTCCGCCGCCGGCGCCTCCTCGAGCACCGCTGCCCGCGCGCCGCAGGACGTGCTGCGCGACAGGCTGCTGGTGGAACTCCAGGAGGAGAACCCAGGCGTCGCGCTCACCCACCTCCAGCAGGCGGTGAACGACCGCCCCTCGCTGGCGAAGCACTGCGCGACCATCGCCCGCGCCCTCGGCAGGGCCGCGGTCCGCGTCTACGGCCCCAACAAGGCCCAGTCCTACGCCCGCCCGGTCTGCGACACCTCCTACGCCACAGGAGTCACCAAGCCCTGACCCGCACTCCGCGCGCAGCCGCGCCTCCGCACTCCGCGGGCAGTCGTGCCGCTGGGGCGGCACGGGTGGGCGCGACGGCACCCCGCAAACGCCGGGCCGCGCAACCCGCCCCCGGCCCACACCCACGTGGGGCGCCCACACCGCACCGGTCACGCGCCCACCCACCCCGCCCCGCGTAAAGTGCGGGCATGACCGATCCGCGCGCCGCCTCCCGCCCCGTGCAAGCCGTCGTTCTGGCCGGCGGCCAGGGATCCCGGCTCCGTCCGTACACCGACGACCGGCCCAAGCCGATGGTCGAGATCCCCGGCACCGGCACCCCGATCATCGGCCACCAGCTCACCTGGCTCGCCGAGGAGGGCGTCACCGACGTCGTCATCTCCTGCGGCCACCTCGCCGAGGTGCTCCAGAAGTGGCTGGACACCACCGAGCTGCCCGTCTCCGTCACCACCGTCGTCGAGACGGAACCCCTCGGGCGCGGCGGCGGCCTGAAGTACGCCGCGGCCCACCTCCCGCACCCCGACCGGCCCTGGTACGCCACCAACGGCGACATCTGGACCCGTTTCTCGCTGCGCGACATGGCCGACTTCCACACCGAGCGGGACGCCGTCGCGACCGTCGCCCTGGCCCGCCCGCGCCTTCCCTGGGGCGCCGTGCGCACGGACGGCTTCGGTCACATCACGGACTTCATCGAGGCCCCGCCGTCGACGTTCGAGATCAACGCGGGCGTGTACGTCTTCTCCCCCGAGTTCGCCGGACTGCTCCCGGAGCGCGGCGACCACGAGCGCACCACGTTCCCGCGTCTCGCGCGCGAGCGGCGGCTCGCCGGGTTCACCATCCCCCAGGGCTCCTACTGGCGGGCGATCGACACCGCCAAGGACCTCACCGAGGCGGCCAAGGAGCTCGCGGCACAGACCCGCTGACCCGCACCACGCCTCAGGTACGCGAGTGGGGTCCCGCACGCCCTGCGCGCGGGACCCCACTTGCCGTACCGGGGTGTCTCCTCACCCCAGGAGACCACCCACCAGCCCCCGGTCCTCGGAGGTACCGCCGCTGCCCCCGCCCGGGCCCCCGTCGCCGCCGGAGCCGCCGCCGGACGTGCCTCCCGTGGTGCTGCCACCGCCCGAGGTCGGACCGGAGCTGGTGCTCGGCGCCTGACCGGCCGGGGAGGACTGCTGCGGCGGGGCCTGACCGGCACTGCCCTGGGTCTGGCTGGGCGCGCCGGTGACCGCACCGGCGCCCTGGGTCGCCCCGGGGGTCGTGGCGCCGGCGGACGGACTCGCCGTACCCGAAGTGGCGCCCTGGGTGGGCGAGGTGGAGGCGGACGGGGTCCGCTTCTCCTTCTGCCGCGCGCCGGACTCCTCCGGCAGCGGGGAACCGGGAAGCTCGTTGCGCGGGGCCTCGCCGGGCCCCGGCACGACCACGCGGTCGGCGTCCCGGACGGCGCCGCCGAGCAGCGAGCCGATCAGCATGCTCAGCCCGCACACCACGAACGTGACGAGCGCGCCGCGCCGCAGGACGTACTGGCGCAGCTCCCAGATGTCGGCGCGCGGTCCGAGCCGGCGCCAGGCCCCGCCGGCGAGCCGGCCGTCCACGGAGTAGACCGGGGCGCCCGCGATGATCAGCGGCGACCAGGCGGCGAGGTAGATGATGTCCGGCGCCTCGTAGGCGGGGACGCTCTTCCAGCTGACGGTGACCAGCAGCGCCGCGGAGAGCGCCGCCCCGACGCCCGCGGCCACCCGCTGCCAGCAGCCGAGGACGGTCAGGACCCCGACGACGATCTGCGCGAAGGCGATGGCCAGCCCGGCGCCGATGGGGTGCTCCAGGGCGAACTGGCGCAGCGGCTCGGCGACTTCCCAGGGGTGCAGGGCGCGCAGCCACTTCACCATGGAGCCGCGCTCGCCGCCGTCGAAGTAGAGCGGGTCGCAGAGCTTGCTCATCCCGGCGTAGACGGAGATGCCGCCGAGGAAGACGCGCAGCGGGAGCAGGACGACGCCGAGGTTCATCCGGCGGCCGGGGTAGTACGCGTGCCGGGCCGGGTCCTCGCCGTGCCGCCTGCCACGCCTGCCGGTGCCCTCGGACCGGTCGTCGTACCCGTCGTCGTACGCGGGGTCGTACGCCGGGTCGTGGTGACCGGCGTAGCCGGGTTCGTCGTCGGCGCTGCCGACGGTGCGCATCGGGGGCAGCAGGGGCCCGTCGGCGGGGCGGCGCTGGGCGCCGACGAACGGGGTGGGGATGGGCTGGGTGTCCGGGCCGTCGTCGGGGTCGTATCCGGTGCCGGGGTGCGGCATGGCCTGGGTGGCCCAGGCGTCGCCGGGCCGCTCGTCGGCGTGCCGTACGCCTTCGTGCCGTACGGCCTGGAGCAGCCGGTGGGCGCCGGTGTCGTCGGGCGCGGACCTGCCGGTCCAGACGACCGGCCGGCGGCGGGCGGTCTGGCCGGGCGTGCCCACGGTGGTGACCACCGGGATGCGGGCGGTGTCCTCGGCGGCACTCGGGTGCCGTGCGATCCGCGGCGAGTGGGCGCGCCGCGCCGAGGCGCCCAGCTGTACGCGGAAGCTGGCGTGATTGACGATGATCTGCGCCGGATCGCTCGGCACCTTCACCATGCTCAGCGCGGGAGCGTCGTCGAGTCCCGACGAGCGGTCCCCCGTGGGTGTGCGGGGTGTTCTGGTGTCCACACTCATCTAACCGAGTGACAAGGCGTTAGGACACTGCCTTGACCCGCCGGAAGTGTCCGGACCGCGTCAAGCCGGTCCGGACCACCCGGAACTCCCCGTGCGGGTGACCGCGGGGAACGCGCGTTCGCCCCCGCGGCTGGGCGAGGGTCACGCCCGGCGGCGCGCCGCCTCGTACAGCACGATGCCCGCCGCCACACCGGCGTTCAGCGACTCGGTGCCGCCCGGCATCGGGATCCGCACCCGGTGGTCGCAGGTCTCGCCGACCAGCCGGGAGAGTCCCTTGCCCTCACTGCCCACGACGATGACGACGGGCCCGTCCAGGGCGGCCAGCGAGCCCAGCTCGGCCTCCCCGTCCGCGGCGAGGCCGACGACGGTGATGCCGGCCTTCTTGTACGCCTCCAGCGCGCGCGTCAGATTGGTGGCGCGGGCGACGGGCGTACGGGCCGCCGCGCCGGCGGACGTCTTCCAGGCGCCGGCGGTCATCCCGGCGGCCCGCCGCTCCGGCACGACGACGCCGTGGCCGCCGAACGCGGAGACGGACCGGACGACGGCGCCGAGGTTGCGCGGGTCGGTGACGCCGTCGAGGGCGACGATCAGCGGGTCCTGGCCCTCGTCGTGCGCGGCGACGAGGTCCTCGGGGTGCGCGTACTCGTACGGCGGGACCTGGAGCACCAGACCCTGGTGGTTCAGGCCGTTCGTCATGCGGTCGAGTTCGGGGCGCGGCGCCTCCATGAGGTTGATGCCGCCGCGCTCGGCCGCGAGCTGGAGCGCCTCGCGCACCCGCTCGTCGTTGTCGATGAACTGCTGGACGTAGAGCGTGGACGCGGGCACGCCCTCGCGCAGCGCCTCGACGACCGAGTTGCGGCCGACGACGAGCTCGGAGGCCGAGCGGCCCCCGCCGCGCCGCTGCTGCGGGCGGCCGCCCTGGGCGCGGCGCACCTTCGCCTGCGCGGCGCGCTGCTTGGCGTGCCCCTTGCGCATCTCGGCGGGCGGCGTCGGCCCCTTGCCTTCCAGGCCCCGGCGCCGCTGGCCGCCGCTGCCGACCTGCGCGCCCTTCTTGCCGGACATGCGGCGGTTGTTCGCGGCCATGAGGTATCCGTCTCCGTGAAGTCGTGGGTGGTGCGTGTGTGCGTACGTCTGTGAAGTGTGCCGCCCGGAGGCCCGGACGGCACAGTCGATCTTCGTCGCCGGGGCCCCGCGGCCCCGGATCTCAGCGCGGGCCGAGGCTCCAGCGCGGCCCCTGCGGGCCGTCCTCGATCACCAGGCCGGACTGGTTGAGCTGGTCGCGGATGGCGTCCGCGGTGGGCCAGTCCTTGCGCGCCCGGGCGGCCTCGCGCTGGTCGAGGACCATCCGGACGAGGGTGTCGACGGCGCCGTGGAGGTCCTGGCCGCGGTCGCTCTCGCCGGCCCAGTGCGGGTCCAGCGGGTCGAGGCCGAGCACGCCGAGCATGGCGCGGACCTCGGCGAGACGGGCGACCGCCTCCTCCTTGTCGTCGGCGGCCAGCGCGCTGTTGCCCTGCCGGACGGTGGTGTGCACGACGGCGAGCGCCTGCGGGACGCCCATGTCGTCGTCCATCGCCTCGGCGAACGCGGGGGGCACCTCGG carries:
- a CDS encoding ABC transporter ATP-binding protein, which translates into the protein MATVTFDKATRVYPGSTKPAVDALDIEIADGEFLVLVGPSGCGKSTSLRMLAGLEDVNGGAIRIGDRDVTHLPPKDRDIAMVFQNYALYPHMTVADNMGFALKIAGVNKAEIRQKVEEAAKILDLTEYLDRKPKALSGGQRQRVAMGRAIVREPQVFLMDEPLSNLDAKLRVSTRTQIASLQRRLGITTVYVTHDQVEALTMGDRVAVLKDGLLQQVDTPRNMYDKPANLFVAGFIGSPAMNLVEVPVTDGGVKFGNSVVPVQRDALSATSDKTVTVGVRPEHFDVAGAESDQGVAVTVNVVEELGSDAFVYGTAQVSGESKDIVVRVGGRDVPEKGSVLHVVPRAGETHVFSTSSGARLSD
- the rlmB gene encoding 23S rRNA (guanosine(2251)-2'-O)-methyltransferase RlmB, whose protein sequence is MAANNRRMSGKKGAQVGSGGQRRRGLEGKGPTPPAEMRKGHAKQRAAQAKVRRAQGGRPQQRRGGGRSASELVVGRNSVVEALREGVPASTLYVQQFIDNDERVREALQLAAERGGINLMEAPRPELDRMTNGLNHQGLVLQVPPYEYAHPEDLVAAHDEGQDPLIVALDGVTDPRNLGAVVRSVSAFGGHGVVVPERRAAGMTAGAWKTSAGAAARTPVARATNLTRALEAYKKAGITVVGLAADGEAELGSLAALDGPVVIVVGSEGKGLSRLVGETCDHRVRIPMPGGTESLNAGVAAGIVLYEAARRRA
- a CDS encoding helix-turn-helix transcriptional regulator; the protein is MRADRLLSLLLLLQNRGRMTAPELAAELEVSVRTVYRDVEALCASGVPVRAERGPEGGYRLMEGYRTRLTGLTDAEAGSLVLAGLPGPARDLGLGAVLASAQLKVEAALPGGLADQARRVRERFHLDAPAWFRDADPVPHLEAVARAVWERRVLRAHYRRWRGDVHRELRPLGLVLKGGIWYLAALADDAVRTYRVSRFLAVTETGEGFTRPAGFDLAAHWTESARRMEEATRQGTARLRLSPRGQKLLPMQFGAAGARALAQAGPADGRGWVEVELAVESEAVATGDLLRLGVEAEVLGPAGLREAVATAATVLARRYGAEL
- a CDS encoding DoxX family protein, which gives rise to MSVDTRTPRTPTGDRSSGLDDAPALSMVKVPSDPAQIIVNHASFRVQLGASARRAHSPRIARHPSAAEDTARIPVVTTVGTPGQTARRRPVVWTGRSAPDDTGAHRLLQAVRHEGVRHADERPGDAWATQAMPHPGTGYDPDDGPDTQPIPTPFVGAQRRPADGPLLPPMRTVGSADDEPGYAGHHDPAYDPAYDDGYDDRSEGTGRRGRRHGEDPARHAYYPGRRMNLGVVLLPLRVFLGGISVYAGMSKLCDPLYFDGGERGSMVKWLRALHPWEVAEPLRQFALEHPIGAGLAIAFAQIVVGVLTVLGCWQRVAAGVGAALSAALLVTVSWKSVPAYEAPDIIYLAAWSPLIIAGAPVYSVDGRLAGGAWRRLGPRADIWELRQYVLRRGALVTFVVCGLSMLIGSLLGGAVRDADRVVVPGPGEAPRNELPGSPLPEESGARQKEKRTPSASTSPTQGATSGTASPSAGATTPGATQGAGAVTGAPSQTQGSAGQAPPQQSSPAGQAPSTSSGPTSGGGSTTGGTSGGGSGGDGGPGGGSGGTSEDRGLVGGLLG
- a CDS encoding nucleotidyltransferase family protein, with amino-acid sequence MTDPRAASRPVQAVVLAGGQGSRLRPYTDDRPKPMVEIPGTGTPIIGHQLTWLAEEGVTDVVISCGHLAEVLQKWLDTTELPVSVTTVVETEPLGRGGGLKYAAAHLPHPDRPWYATNGDIWTRFSLRDMADFHTERDAVATVALARPRLPWGAVRTDGFGHITDFIEAPPSTFEINAGVYVFSPEFAGLLPERGDHERTTFPRLARERRLAGFTIPQGSYWRAIDTAKDLTEAAKELAAQTR
- a CDS encoding DUF3224 domain-containing protein; amino-acid sequence: MPTATTTGHFTFADWKESAVTGEDGLPRLAHATVTNAFSGGIEAEATTCDYAIAYLTGTTGTFAGMELVAGRVDGHFGTFVLEERGRFEPDGTVHCSFEVVEGSGTGELTGLRGTGGFVYRHGETKVAYTFEYHLG